One genomic region from Candidatus Dormiibacterota bacterium encodes:
- a CDS encoding L,D-transpeptidase, translated as MRITTPLAALLCLALSACAGSAGAASAGSPGSASGASVAGRTVAKAAPSAAPQVVPAASPTPTATPVPTATPRPAGLIDVAARSECGVPDGTVPATGQMIVVSLACQELSTYQDGVPVLSTPVTTGKPALPTPAGHYSVLSRSNHYRMVSSWPYGTIGWYAPSWVTWVLWFRTDGYGIHDASWRTAYGPGTDANGSHGCINVPHDAMQQLYSWARNGAAVDVV; from the coding sequence GTGCGCATCACCACTCCGCTGGCCGCCCTCCTCTGCCTCGCCCTGAGCGCCTGCGCGGGCTCCGCCGGAGCCGCGTCCGCCGGGTCACCGGGCTCCGCGAGCGGCGCCTCCGTCGCCGGGCGCACGGTGGCGAAGGCGGCCCCCTCGGCGGCTCCCCAGGTCGTCCCCGCCGCCAGCCCCACGCCCACCGCCACCCCGGTGCCGACCGCCACGCCGCGGCCCGCCGGGCTGATCGACGTCGCCGCCCGGTCGGAGTGCGGGGTGCCGGACGGCACCGTCCCGGCCACCGGCCAGATGATCGTCGTCAGCCTCGCCTGCCAGGAGCTCAGCACCTACCAGGACGGCGTCCCGGTGCTGTCGACCCCGGTGACCACCGGCAAGCCCGCCCTGCCCACGCCGGCCGGGCACTACTCGGTCCTCTCCCGCAGCAACCACTACCGGATGGTCTCCAGCTGGCCCTACGGCACCATCGGCTGGTACGCCCCCAGCTGGGTCACCTGGGTGCTCTGGTTCCGCACCGACGGCTACGGCATCCACGACGCCTCCTGGCGCACCGCCTACGGCCCCGGGACCGACGCCAACGGCTCCCACGGCTGCATCAACGTCCCCCACGACGCGATGCAGCAGCTCTACTCCTGGGCCCGGAACGGAGCCGCGGTCGACGTCGTCTGA
- a CDS encoding RNA polymerase sigma factor encodes MRSPRAPWSGLRAAGTTSGNRALRAAARPPAGAAEGAVEAACRGDAAGWNWLFDRYHRVVLRHAMARIGDLAAAEDVTQEVFVAAVGGIGRLRDRSEAGVEGWLLGIARNTAIDRVRRLRRERVALGHPEVTADAAELVVSRISAAELRTAMEQLSAEQREVVLRRFVLDQSLEQVAAATGRPVGAVKSMQHRALASLARICGGEAR; translated from the coding sequence TTGAGGAGCCCCCGTGCCCCATGGTCCGGCCTGCGCGCCGCCGGGACCACGTCCGGAAACCGGGCGCTCCGAGCTGCGGCCAGGCCCCCGGCCGGCGCCGCCGAGGGGGCGGTCGAGGCGGCGTGCCGAGGTGACGCCGCCGGCTGGAACTGGCTGTTCGACCGCTACCACCGGGTGGTCCTCCGCCACGCGATGGCACGGATCGGCGACCTCGCCGCCGCCGAGGACGTCACCCAGGAGGTGTTCGTCGCCGCCGTCGGCGGGATCGGGCGGCTGCGCGACCGCAGCGAGGCCGGGGTCGAGGGGTGGTTGCTCGGGATCGCCCGCAACACGGCCATCGACCGGGTCCGCCGGCTGCGCCGCGAGCGGGTCGCGCTCGGGCACCCCGAGGTGACCGCGGACGCCGCCGAGCTGGTGGTGTCGCGGATCAGCGCGGCGGAGCTGCGCACCGCCATGGAGCAGCTCTCCGCGGAGCAGCGCGAGGTGGTGCTGCGACGGTTCGTCCTCGACCAGTCGCTCGAGCAGGTCGCGGCCGCCACCGGGCGGCCGGTCGGCGCGGTGAAGTCGATGCAGCACCGCGCCCTCGCCTCGCTGGCGCGCATCTGCGGTGGAGAGGCGCGATGA